From a region of the Hemibagrus wyckioides isolate EC202008001 linkage group LG06, SWU_Hwy_1.0, whole genome shotgun sequence genome:
- the naprt gene encoding nicotinate phosphoribosyltransferase — translation MATVASDTCATPQPSVCHRVPPLLTDLYQFTMAYAYWRADRHNEHAVFELFFRDNPFSGGFSLFAGLSDCLLFLRDFRFTDEDVEYLRTVLPSNTHPDFFTYLKGLDSSAVSVSAVAEGAVVFARVPLLEVSGPLAVVQLLETSLLCLVNYASLVCTNAARFRLAAGPKLRLMEMGLRRAQGPDGGLTASRYTYIGGFDLTSNALAGRLFGIPVAGTIAHSYVTSFSSLEEVCPKTLVPLRGGDPIELVPLVKDWLGRVCQLLGANLQQVREGELAAFLSYAIAYPCNFLPVIDSYSVRSSGLPCFCAVALALCELQYQPLGVRLDSGDLCSQSLEVCNVFRQCSKHFSVPAFESLIIVGTNSVSEKSLSELKKRDNEIDVVGVGTHLVTCTSQPSLGCVYKLVEVGGQPRMKLSEDPEKSTLPGKKAIYRLLDADGHPQMDLICLSEEPAPKMGQPLNCHPLGLVNAVQSITPAHVTSLRLEVFSHGKIMCPLSSAYASRIHAQTSIQALYAHHKKLEGPESYTVAVSERIHSLVSDIRRGNS, via the exons ATGGCGACAGTGGCCAGTGATACATGTGCCACCCCGCAGCCCTCTGTGTGCCACAGAGTGCCGCCACTGCTCACGGACTTGTACCAGTTCACTATGGCATATGCCTACTGGCGAGCTGACAGGCACAATGAACACGCCGTGTTCGAGCTCTTTTTCCGGGACAATCCGTTCAGCGGCGGATTCTCACTTTTTGCAGGACTGAGCGACTGTTTGCTATTTCTGCGCGACTTCCGGTTCACAGATGAAG atgtgGAGTACTTGCGCACTGTCttaccctcaaacacacaccctgatTTCTTCACCTACCTGAAAGGGTTAGACTCCTCCGCCGTGTCCGTCAGTGCAGTAGCCGAGGGCGCTGTCGTTTTTGCCCGG GTTCCACTCTTGGAGGTGTCTGGCCCACTGGCTGTTGTTCAGCTGCTGGAAACCAGTCTTCTCTGTTTGGTCAACTATGCcag tCTGGTTTGCACAAATGCTGCACGCTTTCGTCTAGCTGCAGGACCCAAGCTGCGACTTATGGAGATGGGTCTGAGGAGAGCTCAGGGTCCTGATGGAGGCCTGACTGCTTCTCGCTACACATATATTGGAG GTTTTGATTTAACAAGTAATGCTCTGGCTGGACGTCTCTTTGGAATACCAGTGGCAGGCACCATCGCACATTCGTATGTCACATCATTCTCCTCTCTTGAGGAGGTGTGTCCAAAG ACACTGGTGCCTTTGAGAGGTGGTGATCCTATTGAGCTTGTCCCACTGGTAAAGGACTGGTTAGGACGTGTATGTCAGTTACTGGGAGCTAATCTACAGCAGGTGCGTGAGGGAGAGCTTGCTGCTTTCCTCTCCTATGCCATTGCTTATCCTTGCAACTTCCTCCCTGTGATAGACAGCTACAGTGTCAGAAG taGCGGCTTGCCCTGTTTCTGCGCTGTTGCCCTGGCGCTCTGTGAGCTGCAGTATCAGCCACTGGGTGTAAGACTGGATAGTGGAGATCTCTGTAGTCAATCTCTGGAAGTGTGTAATGTTTTCAGACAGTGCAGCAAGCA CTTCTCAGTTCCAGCATTTGAGTCGCTCATCATTGTTGGTACGAACAGTGTATCTGAAAAAAGTCTCTCCGAGCTCAAGAAGAGA GATAATGAGATTGATGTAGTGGGAGTCGGAACTCACCTTGTTACGTGCACAAGTCAACCTTCACTGGGTTGTGTATATAAG CTGGTAGAGGTTGGAGGTCAGCCTAGGATGAAGCTGAGTGAGGACCCGGAGAAAAGCACACTGCCAGGCAAAAAGGCTATCTACAGACTTCTGGACGCTGATG GTCATCCTCAAATGGATCTCATATGCCTATCAGAAGAGCCTGCCCCAAAGATGGGACAGCCCTTGAATTGTCACCCTTTAGGACTGGTTAATGCTGTCCAGTCAATCACACCTGCCCATGTGACAAGCCTACGATTAGAGGTCTTCTCCCATGGAAAG ATCATGTGTCCCCTGAGCAGTGCATACGCGAGTCGAATACATGCACAGACCTCCATTCAGGCCTTGTATGCCCATCACAAAAAACTGGAGGGACCAGAGTCTTACACA GTGGCTGTGTCAGAGAGAATCCATTCTCTTGTATCTGACATTAGAAGAGGAAACAGCTAA